The Rhodohalobacter sp. SW132 genomic sequence CCGTCACAGAATCGAAGGCAGAACGCGCGAAGAAGTCTCCAAAGACCTGCTGATGGTTTTTGATGCATTCGCCGAAGAAGAGAGCAAGGAAAACGCCTGATTCTGAAAGTGAACTTGAACAAGCTATAATTCGAAAAAGCCCGCTTCTTCACAGAACCGCGGGCTTTTTTAATTCACAACGTTTTGATAGCATCAGCAACGATGTTCCGTGACTCGCGTGTGTCAATTTGAGCACCGATTTTCATTAGGAAATGATACAGGCCAAGATGAACCCGGGTGCTGTAGATAAAATGCTTATTTCCCCGAGCCTCGTTTCCAATGGGTGCATTTTTCGTATAGCCGCGGATTAACTCTTTATATTCCGGGTCGCCAAAATCAAACTTGTCTGATTCGTAAGGCATCGCAAATGTATACCCATAATTGATGCAAAAGTCGAAATACCGTTTCTCTTTCGGATCTTCATCAGGATGAGTTTTCAGCACACTAAGTTCCTTGTACAGTTTGATGATGGCATCAATATCCCGGTCAAGGTGCGTTGGCAGCAGCAGCAGGTAGTTTTTGAAAAAATCAGGCGGAAACGTTTTTACGCAGCCAAAATCGATGATTCCAAGCTTTCCGTCAGGCGTCAGTAAAAAATTTCCGGGATGTGTATCGGCATGAATTTCATCAAACTCCTGTATTTGCTGATGGAAAAAATCCCACAAAAGCTGCCCGTACCGATCTTTTTCTGTTTGCGATGGCTCTGTTTTTAGAAATTCATTCAAATGGTTGCCTTCAATGAATGTCATGGTGAGTACGCGTTCGGTGGAGTACTCTTCAACCCACTGCGGAGTTTCGAACTTCTCCCCCGCAAATCGTTCGTGAAACCGGTTGATCGATTCTCCCTCCGCGATATAATCGGTTTCCCGCCGCAGGGAGGATTCAATTTCCCGGAAGTATTCATCAAGTTCATCACTATTCTTGATAAATCTCCTGAACAACGTTTTTGCCAGGCCGAGATCTGTTGTGATGGTATCCCGCACACCCGGATACTGAATCTTTACGGCAACCTTCCGCCCGTCTTTTAATGTAGCACGATGCACCTGACCTATAGAAGCTGCCGCTGATGCTTCGGTTTCAAAAGAGGCGAATAGTGTTTCAGGGTAGCTGCCAAGTTCACGCTTAATAATAGATCGTACGAGGGATCGGTTGATAGGGGGTACAGAATATTGCGCCTGTGTCATCGCCTCCGCAAACTCATCAGGCAAAAATCCCTGGTCAATACTGAGTGACTGTGCAATTTTCAATGCAGTGCCCCTGAGCTTAGTGAACTCTGTTAAAATCTCCTGGGCGGTTTGATTATAAAACTGTGAATTCTGTTCACTATTGGAGCCGCGCAGTGATTTCAGGTAATGCTTTGCATAATTAGAACCAACCTTCAGCCCGGTTTTGGCGAAAATTTTACCGCGATCGTATTTCGATGATGGAAAATCACTCATTTAGCCTCTTTTTTGGATGTGCCGGTATTGCAGCGGGGATAAGGGAGATTATAAAAAGCAAACTTTGCCAGTTCGAATCCGCGGTCGATGATGCAGTTATAATGTATTTCTTCAACAAATGCAGTCCATTTATCGACCAGTTCCATTGTTTTTTGGTCGCCTTCACTTTCATCATTCAGCCATAAATTGATCAGGATATGAAAATTCATAACCCCGGTTTTATAAAGGAGATTTGAATTAAGCGCTGAAGAAACAGCAGATTGACGCGCATCGTTTTCGTAGATGGATCGCAATTCATCTTTCAGGCCCCGGTTATATTCGGGAGTTCTTGAAGAACATACGATCAGGCGACGATAAGTTTTTGCAGTAAACTGTTTGTGTTCACCAAGCAGGTCAATTACCGTTAACGCCAGGTTACTTAGCTTTTCGGCAAGCGAGAAATTTTGGTATCCATCTATTTTCTTTGTGATTTCTCGATACTCTATGATAACAGACTCATAAAAGAATTCCAGGACGGAACGTCTGTTCGGGAAGTACTCATAAATTTCATTGACTTCTATTTCAGAAGCAGCTGCAAGGCTTGTCATCGTAAAACGGGTATTCTTCAGATACAGATCCGCCCCGTTTTTTGCAATCTGAATTTTTTTTGATGTTTTCGTATTCATATCGTTGAATTGTTTTATTTGACCTCCATAACAGAAAGGTATTCATAAAAGGTTCAGATGATTTTAAAATCCCTCAGGAAACCTACACCTCATAAAAGAGATCTTCTTTTTTTATCACTGGCCGGGGTTTTTATAACCTCACTTGTTCTTGGCAACGTAATCGGCACAACGAAGTTTATCACACTCTT encodes the following:
- a CDS encoding AarF/ABC1/UbiB kinase family protein, which produces MSDFPSSKYDRGKIFAKTGLKVGSNYAKHYLKSLRGSNSEQNSQFYNQTAQEILTEFTKLRGTALKIAQSLSIDQGFLPDEFAEAMTQAQYSVPPINRSLVRSIIKRELGSYPETLFASFETEASAAASIGQVHRATLKDGRKVAVKIQYPGVRDTITTDLGLAKTLFRRFIKNSDELDEYFREIESSLRRETDYIAEGESINRFHERFAGEKFETPQWVEEYSTERVLTMTFIEGNHLNEFLKTEPSQTEKDRYGQLLWDFFHQQIQEFDEIHADTHPGNFLLTPDGKLGIIDFGCVKTFPPDFFKNYLLLLPTHLDRDIDAIIKLYKELSVLKTHPDEDPKEKRYFDFCINYGYTFAMPYESDKFDFGDPEYKELIRGYTKNAPIGNEARGNKHFIYSTRVHLGLYHFLMKIGAQIDTRESRNIVADAIKTL